The Acetomicrobium sp. S15 = DSM 107314 genome window below encodes:
- the moaA gene encoding GTP 3',8-cyclase MoaA — MARIIDRYGRRLTYVRISVTDRCNFRCRYCMPPSGIRWVPHEAILSYEEILGLCGVLEELGIEKIRFTGGEPLVRKGFVDFLYRLRERHPQLQVAVTTNGSLLKKWAHRLADLSLTALNISLDTISKDKFFYITRGGNLEEVISGIDAFRSHSDAPIKVNAVLIKDFNDNEEDISAIITFASSRKAIPRFIEFMPLDGDVWSCGRFISADNMIEVLRAMGYTRLFDEEGQNSGPAMYLQNPFTGQRVGIIAAVSRHFCSRCNRLRVTAMGEMRSCLFADSGVNLKEPLSSGDFEEVRNRIMECVAAKPQSWMGLKTSSQHMSQIGG, encoded by the coding sequence ATGGCCAGAATAATAGACCGGTACGGCAGACGCCTCACTTACGTGCGGATATCGGTGACGGACAGGTGCAACTTTCGCTGCCGTTACTGCATGCCGCCGTCCGGCATCCGTTGGGTTCCCCACGAGGCGATATTATCATATGAGGAAATCTTAGGCCTCTGCGGCGTGCTCGAGGAGTTAGGGATTGAAAAGATCCGCTTCACCGGCGGAGAACCGTTAGTTAGGAAGGGCTTTGTGGATTTTTTATACAGATTGAGGGAAAGACACCCACAGCTCCAAGTGGCTGTCACGACAAACGGTTCTCTCCTGAAAAAATGGGCTCACAGGCTTGCTGATTTAAGCTTGACGGCCCTAAATATCTCTTTGGATACCATATCCAAAGATAAATTTTTCTACATCACAAGGGGCGGGAATCTGGAAGAGGTCATATCCGGAATAGACGCCTTCAGGTCGCACTCCGATGCCCCGATAAAGGTCAACGCCGTCCTGATCAAAGATTTTAACGACAATGAAGAAGATATCTCTGCCATAATAACGTTCGCAAGCAGTCGAAAAGCCATTCCTCGCTTCATTGAGTTCATGCCGCTCGATGGCGATGTATGGAGCTGCGGCCGCTTCATAAGCGCCGACAACATGATCGAAGTTTTGCGTGCCATGGGTTATACGCGCCTTTTTGACGAAGAGGGGCAAAATTCCGGTCCTGCCATGTACCTGCAAAACCCCTTTACCGGCCAACGGGTTGGCATCATAGCTGCTGTTTCTCGCCATTTTTGCAGCCGCTGCAACAGGTTGCGCGTTACTGCAATGGGCGAGATGCGCTCTTGTCTGTTCGCTGATAGCGGCGTGAACTTGAAGGAGCCGCTTTCCTCCGGTGACTTTGAAGAAGTGCGCAATAGGATAATGGAGTGCGTCGCAGCTAAACCGCAGTCTTGGATGGGGCTTAAAACTTCTTCGCAGCACATGTCACAGATCGGAGGATGA
- a CDS encoding SPOR domain-containing protein, which yields MKRRDKRYREQRLMFAFGQIMLPLVGIVAVAILILGIKMFFLPPKSGDTSRPAVKQEEPVSASVPKQNSVPSSSAAKEAPKGKVVMAVPVGKAPATEQGVSPSKAEPPTPSNIATSKTTSAVAPPATSAAKETKWCVQVGSFTERARAESVMRSLKEKGYNGLIAQVEVSGKTYFRVRVPAGNSREEANALENKLNGDGFPTLVTPMN from the coding sequence ATGAAAAGAAGGGATAAACGCTATAGAGAACAGCGCTTGATGTTCGCCTTCGGGCAGATCATGCTACCCCTCGTCGGCATAGTTGCAGTAGCCATTTTGATCTTGGGCATAAAGATGTTTTTCTTGCCGCCAAAGAGTGGGGACACGTCGAGGCCGGCGGTCAAACAAGAGGAACCCGTGTCCGCCTCCGTGCCTAAGCAGAATAGCGTTCCTTCGTCATCCGCTGCTAAAGAAGCGCCGAAGGGAAAAGTTGTGATGGCGGTGCCGGTCGGCAAAGCTCCCGCTACGGAGCAGGGCGTAAGCCCGTCCAAAGCTGAACCGCCTACGCCGTCAAACATCGCCACGAGTAAGACAACATCCGCTGTTGCGCCACCCGCTACCTCTGCGGCCAAGGAGACGAAGTGGTGCGTTCAGGTTGGTTCCTTTACAGAAAGGGCAAGGGCGGAGAGCGTGATGCGGTCTTTGAAGGAGAAAGGGTACAACGGGCTAATCGCACAAGTTGAAGTCTCTGGCAAGACGTACTTCAGGGTCAGAGTGCCGGCGGGCAACTCCAGAGAAGAAGCCAACGCCTTGGAGAACAAGCTCAATGGCGACGGATTTCCCACGCTGGTAACCCCGATGAACTGA
- a CDS encoding B12-binding domain-containing radical SAM protein: MIRPDLETAGRRSRFFTWEPFRREETTLFDLQTGGSIPWALLYPSSYEVGMSNLGLHYIFFGLKQNGMGVERVFLSPSSLSVDGGRRLRDFAVITASVAYEVDVLALTRILGREKIPLSWDERAKTDGPIIGIGGALTYINPLIFSGLADFVVLGDGETALRAVVKAVREAMPYSRRDKLWADLSDHPSIYVPAVHNTLIDNGVELGKVRGHCPSLGDLLGHSLWLTPHAAFGKTLLVELQRGCARRCPYCTIPACFGSDRKQPVEIVKEKIEALQRRFSFDRVGLVTPEASDYPYLDDLLDFLEGLNCSVSFASLRLDALTSKMVRALVAGGRRGLTVAPECGSDALRYSLGKPFSNDTIIETLSMAADEGVRSVKLYFMVGLPGERDEDVAQIADLARSIRDSARLKVVLAVNLFVPKPHTPWSGAAFLGQREGKRRLALLKKALRGDSKGIEVREGGVREAAVEYRLTWATLQDGVCLATKGRFCDCFPNARETTMELSSLGLS; this comes from the coding sequence TTGATTCGCCCTGACCTTGAAACGGCAGGAAGGCGCAGCCGGTTTTTTACCTGGGAGCCATTTCGCAGAGAAGAGACCACACTCTTCGATCTTCAGACCGGCGGAAGCATCCCGTGGGCATTGCTCTATCCATCCTCGTATGAAGTAGGCATGTCCAATCTGGGGCTTCATTACATCTTTTTCGGACTTAAACAGAATGGCATGGGTGTCGAACGAGTTTTCCTGAGTCCTTCATCGCTATCTGTCGATGGGGGGAGGCGTCTCCGCGACTTCGCTGTAATAACTGCGAGCGTCGCCTATGAAGTCGATGTCTTAGCCTTGACGAGGATCCTCGGCAGAGAAAAAATCCCGCTGTCTTGGGATGAAAGAGCAAAAACGGATGGCCCCATTATAGGCATAGGAGGAGCGCTTACCTATATAAATCCGCTCATCTTTTCCGGTTTGGCCGACTTTGTGGTCCTCGGGGATGGAGAGACAGCATTGCGAGCGGTTGTAAAAGCAGTGCGCGAGGCGATGCCATACAGCCGTAGGGACAAGCTATGGGCCGATCTTTCAGACCATCCGTCCATTTACGTTCCGGCTGTCCATAACACCCTCATTGATAACGGAGTGGAATTGGGCAAGGTGCGTGGCCATTGTCCAAGCTTGGGAGATCTCTTAGGACATAGCCTTTGGCTCACGCCGCATGCCGCCTTCGGAAAGACTTTGTTGGTTGAGCTTCAGCGGGGGTGTGCGAGACGATGTCCATATTGCACAATCCCTGCCTGCTTTGGGAGTGATAGAAAACAACCTGTTGAAATTGTCAAAGAAAAAATCGAGGCGCTGCAGCGCCGCTTTTCCTTCGATCGGGTTGGCTTGGTTACTCCCGAGGCAAGCGATTATCCTTATCTCGACGACCTACTGGACTTTCTTGAAGGTTTAAACTGCAGCGTATCCTTTGCCTCTCTGAGGCTGGACGCCTTGACATCTAAAATGGTGCGAGCGCTCGTTGCGGGCGGCAGGCGCGGTTTGACTGTGGCACCGGAGTGCGGCAGCGATGCCCTGCGATACTCGCTGGGAAAGCCTTTCTCCAATGATACGATAATAGAAACCCTAAGTATGGCTGCGGATGAAGGCGTGCGCTCCGTGAAGTTATACTTCATGGTGGGTCTTCCTGGCGAAAGAGACGAAGATGTTGCTCAGATAGCTGACTTGGCGCGATCGATACGCGATTCTGCTCGCCTGAAAGTCGTACTTGCCGTCAACCTTTTTGTGCCTAAGCCGCATACGCCGTGGTCTGGGGCCGCTTTTTTGGGACAAAGAGAAGGCAAACGGCGCCTCGCGCTCCTCAAAAAAGCCCTGCGAGGAGACAGCAAAGGCATAGAAGTCAGGGAGGGAGGAGTAAGAGAGGCAGCTGTCGAATATCGGCTGACCTGGGCTACGCTTCAAGATGGCGTTTGCCTGGCAACAAAGGGGAGGTTTTGCGATTGCTTCCCAAATGCGAGAGAAACGACGATGGAATTGTCCTCGCTCGGCCTCTCTTGA
- a CDS encoding substrate-binding domain-containing protein produces MVKAKYEHLSIAEAWELLYMVFNEMIEEPSIEVPPEEGLWHVLADDVQAERNIPHHPVSAVDGYALKSDATSNASPATPAILKPHEYSWINTGGALPLGADAVAMVEDTSLKEDGDLYVYRALTLGSNVRPVGEDVTRGDVIAYEKDQVTPSLCALFVACGVRRIKIRRRPKSVYIPTGDEIVSPENLTQDQELPPGKVIDSNSALLRSLFDGWGMSLDVHSLLPDDKGLIREAIRKAAGQYDLILVGAGSAKGEKDYTAPAIAEEGKLLLHWLRMRPGRPVIIGEVNGKPVVGLPGFSMSTMAAAWTIVYPILSLLSGMDISREEILRRAISAVEAVNVNLLLPHSSPQGVEEWLRLKGVQIGEMRYVWPLKSGASSISSMAGADAFALLPAEATEYLKGEPVLAYFVLSVPWESRALFQGSDDPAFRRLVRYVRHEGADLAIRNVGSLGGIAALSRGEAHMAACHLLDPATGRYNDSYIDALKPHDRKWIRKVVFLRSQGFILKEGNPKGIKGVEDLARKDVRIINRQPGAGTRVLLDYLLRESGISPSQVQGYNVQTNTHIDAAARVAWGLADVAVGVKAAADAWGLDFIPITWEPYELVIPEEHIGHPGVQALLDAIENPMWRKEVEELGGYRWPE; encoded by the coding sequence ATGGTGAAGGCAAAGTATGAACATCTTTCGATAGCTGAGGCATGGGAGCTGCTCTATATGGTGTTCAATGAGATGATAGAAGAGCCGTCGATAGAGGTTCCTCCCGAAGAGGGGCTTTGGCATGTATTGGCCGACGATGTGCAAGCCGAGCGCAACATCCCTCATCACCCGGTCTCTGCGGTCGATGGTTACGCCCTCAAGTCCGACGCTACGAGCAACGCGTCCCCTGCCACGCCGGCTATCCTCAAGCCCCATGAGTATTCATGGATCAACACCGGCGGCGCATTGCCCTTAGGGGCAGATGCCGTAGCAATGGTAGAAGATACCTCCCTCAAGGAGGATGGCGACCTTTACGTCTATCGCGCCCTTACATTGGGATCGAACGTTCGCCCAGTGGGCGAGGATGTGACTAGGGGCGATGTGATAGCTTACGAAAAAGACCAGGTGACGCCATCTCTGTGTGCGCTTTTCGTAGCCTGCGGCGTCAGACGCATAAAGATAAGAAGGCGACCGAAGAGCGTATATATCCCAACAGGGGACGAGATCGTATCGCCAGAGAATCTCACACAAGATCAAGAGTTGCCTCCGGGCAAAGTGATAGATAGCAACTCCGCTCTATTGCGCAGTCTCTTCGATGGGTGGGGTATGTCGCTCGATGTTCACTCGCTTTTGCCCGACGATAAGGGACTCATAAGGGAAGCCATAAGGAAAGCTGCGGGACAGTATGATTTGATCCTTGTGGGAGCGGGGTCCGCCAAAGGCGAGAAGGATTACACCGCTCCGGCCATAGCTGAAGAGGGAAAGTTATTGCTTCACTGGTTACGCATGAGACCCGGCCGCCCCGTGATCATAGGTGAGGTCAACGGCAAACCTGTAGTGGGCCTTCCGGGCTTTTCTATGTCGACGATGGCGGCGGCATGGACCATAGTATATCCGATCCTATCCCTGCTCTCTGGAATGGACATCTCGAGGGAGGAAATTTTGAGACGCGCCATAAGCGCTGTGGAGGCGGTCAACGTAAACCTGCTCTTGCCGCATTCATCGCCCCAAGGCGTGGAGGAATGGCTCAGACTGAAGGGCGTTCAAATCGGCGAAATGCGCTATGTCTGGCCACTCAAGTCCGGCGCAAGCTCCATTTCCTCAATGGCCGGAGCAGATGCCTTTGCGCTGTTGCCGGCTGAAGCGACCGAGTATCTGAAGGGCGAGCCTGTGTTGGCCTATTTTGTGCTTTCCGTGCCTTGGGAAAGTCGAGCCTTATTCCAAGGGTCGGACGATCCGGCATTTAGGCGCCTTGTGCGATACGTTCGCCATGAAGGAGCCGACCTTGCAATCAGAAACGTCGGAAGCCTCGGCGGTATCGCGGCTCTGTCAAGAGGAGAAGCTCACATGGCTGCCTGCCATCTTTTAGATCCGGCGACCGGGCGTTATAACGATAGCTATATCGATGCGTTAAAGCCGCACGATCGGAAGTGGATCAGAAAAGTCGTGTTTTTGCGATCGCAAGGATTTATTTTAAAGGAAGGCAATCCGAAAGGTATAAAGGGCGTAGAAGACCTCGCCAGAAAAGACGTCCGCATAATAAACCGCCAGCCCGGAGCGGGAACGAGGGTTTTGCTGGACTATTTACTGCGCGAGTCCGGCATTTCGCCTTCACAGGTTCAGGGGTATAATGTCCAGACAAACACCCACATAGACGCTGCAGCGAGAGTAGCATGGGGGCTTGCGGATGTCGCAGTCGGCGTCAAAGCTGCTGCCGATGCGTGGGGGCTCGATTTCATCCCGATAACTTGGGAGCCGTACGAGCTTGTAATCCCCGAGGAGCACATTGGACATCCCGGCGTACAGGCCCTCTTGGATGCCATAGAAAATCCTATGTGGCGGAAGGAAGTGGAAGAGCTGGGAGGATATAGATGGCCAGAATAA
- the ftsZ gene encoding cell division protein FtsZ, with protein sequence MDLFEIEGAKQLFREKIKVVGVGGGGCNALNHIIASNVQGVEFIAANTDIAHLDQSLAEKKLILGRELTRGHGAGANPEIGMKAAKESIDDIKECLKEADMVFLATGMGGGTGTGATPIIAEVAKEMGALVVAVATKPFFFEGRTRMSQALMGIENLKSKVDALIVIPNDKLFEIADAKMPLPDAFKLVDEVLRQAVQGVTDLILRPGLVNVDFADVKAVMSNAGAAIMGIGEGRGETRATTAAMAAINSPLMEVPMRGAKGLLFNITGGSTVSIHEIKEAAQVITEAADEDATIIWGHVLSSDSDDKLQITVIATGFSTTEVASSRSAKRRSRLSLEETDARATPEEDLFRLSGAPLNHLDIPSVIRRKRSKDRAGGSA encoded by the coding sequence ATGGACCTGTTTGAGATCGAAGGTGCGAAACAACTTTTCAGGGAAAAGATCAAAGTGGTCGGTGTGGGAGGAGGAGGTTGCAATGCCCTCAACCACATCATCGCAAGCAATGTGCAGGGCGTCGAATTCATTGCCGCCAACACGGACATAGCCCATTTGGATCAGAGCCTCGCGGAGAAAAAACTTATACTGGGCAGGGAGTTGACGCGCGGTCATGGCGCGGGCGCCAACCCAGAAATCGGGATGAAAGCAGCGAAAGAGTCCATAGACGATATCAAGGAATGTCTGAAAGAAGCTGATATGGTATTCCTCGCCACCGGCATGGGAGGGGGTACAGGAACAGGTGCCACTCCCATAATAGCTGAGGTGGCAAAAGAAATGGGCGCTTTGGTGGTTGCTGTCGCCACCAAGCCGTTCTTTTTTGAAGGGCGCACTCGCATGTCTCAGGCTTTAATGGGGATAGAGAATCTAAAGAGTAAGGTGGATGCCCTCATCGTGATTCCCAACGACAAACTCTTTGAAATAGCTGACGCCAAGATGCCGCTACCGGATGCCTTCAAACTGGTCGATGAAGTGCTGCGCCAGGCCGTCCAGGGGGTCACAGATCTCATCTTGCGTCCGGGGCTGGTCAATGTAGATTTTGCTGATGTCAAAGCGGTTATGAGCAATGCTGGTGCTGCAATAATGGGTATTGGCGAGGGGCGAGGGGAGACGCGAGCTACCACCGCCGCCATGGCAGCTATTAACAGTCCTCTGATGGAAGTGCCAATGAGAGGAGCGAAAGGGTTGTTGTTCAACATAACGGGTGGGTCCACCGTGAGCATACACGAGATAAAGGAGGCCGCCCAGGTGATCACCGAAGCAGCTGACGAAGACGCCACGATCATATGGGGGCATGTGCTCTCTTCTGATTCCGATGACAAGCTGCAGATCACCGTCATAGCCACGGGGTTTTCGACAACGGAGGTCGCCTCTTCGAGGAGCGCAAAGCGCCGCAGCCGCCTCTCGCTGGAGGAAACCGATGCCAGGGCGACGCCTGAGGAGGATCTATTTCGCTTGAGCGGTGCTCCTCTCAACCATCTTGACATTCCCTCGGTCATACGGCGCAAACGCTCTAAAGACAGAGCTGGGGGATCCGCTTGA
- the ftsA gene encoding cell division protein FtsA — protein sequence MYEDVEIIAGLDLGTSKIAIVVAERGTRSGDAQIIGVGCAPSKGIRKGVIVNLEQAAESVRHAVADAEAMIGLSLRNFTVTTSGSEVSSIRSKGMISLGRAPRQVTEHDLERVIEAALSDVVVPSNHWSVHVMPVGFAIDGQKGIDDPLGMTGIRLEAEVQSVVVPMAVVQNVINCVEMAGYAVTGLVLKPLASALGVLSAEEAIAGTAVVDAGGGTTSISVYSEGSPRKLGVIPVGGDHITNDIACTLKIPISRAEEIKKAVSLVEEGEVLEDELEFEVRGKSYSCTVGEVLEVIACRMEELFGTLIRRELEECDVSLLPGGIVLTGGVSLMPGLDEYVAELLDCPVRIAPPLDEQRMPPGKNDSSFASAAGIIRYVLERERNPFRYLSPSLELAVDRSIQKSKKGLSRRREPAYSVQKAWGSIKKSLKELF from the coding sequence ATGTATGAAGATGTAGAAATTATAGCAGGCCTCGACCTGGGCACTTCAAAGATAGCTATTGTAGTGGCTGAAAGGGGAACCCGCAGCGGCGATGCCCAGATAATCGGAGTTGGGTGTGCCCCCTCTAAGGGCATACGCAAGGGAGTGATCGTGAATTTAGAGCAGGCGGCAGAATCGGTTCGTCATGCTGTTGCAGATGCGGAGGCTATGATAGGCTTGAGTTTGCGGAATTTCACAGTGACCACCAGCGGATCCGAAGTTTCGAGTATTCGCTCAAAGGGGATGATATCGCTCGGACGGGCACCTCGTCAGGTTACCGAGCACGACTTAGAAAGGGTCATAGAGGCTGCACTTTCTGACGTTGTGGTGCCGAGTAATCATTGGAGTGTCCATGTCATGCCCGTCGGATTTGCCATAGATGGTCAGAAAGGAATAGATGATCCCTTGGGCATGACCGGCATTCGCCTGGAGGCCGAGGTCCAGTCCGTAGTAGTGCCGATGGCTGTGGTTCAAAATGTGATAAATTGCGTGGAGATGGCGGGTTACGCCGTGACAGGGTTGGTGTTGAAACCGTTAGCGAGCGCTCTTGGAGTTCTGTCTGCTGAGGAGGCCATCGCTGGGACCGCTGTAGTCGATGCGGGCGGAGGAACTACGAGCATTTCCGTCTACAGCGAAGGCAGCCCCCGGAAGTTGGGCGTGATACCCGTGGGTGGAGACCACATTACCAACGACATAGCCTGCACTCTTAAAATACCGATAAGCAGGGCCGAGGAGATAAAGAAGGCCGTTTCCCTGGTGGAAGAGGGCGAGGTGCTCGAAGATGAGCTCGAATTTGAAGTGAGGGGGAAGAGCTACTCTTGTACTGTAGGGGAAGTGCTTGAGGTTATAGCGTGTCGCATGGAGGAGCTGTTCGGGACGCTCATCAGGAGGGAACTGGAGGAGTGCGACGTTTCCCTCTTGCCCGGTGGGATCGTGCTAACCGGGGGCGTCTCTTTGATGCCCGGCTTAGATGAATACGTGGCAGAACTGCTGGATTGTCCGGTGCGCATCGCACCACCTCTCGATGAGCAGCGCATGCCACCGGGGAAGAACGATTCTTCCTTTGCCTCTGCTGCCGGCATCATTCGCTATGTCTTGGAAAGAGAACGGAATCCATTTCGATACCTGAGCCCTTCGCTGGAACTCGCAGTAGATCGGAGCATTCAGAAGAGCAAGAAGGGTTTGTCCAGAAGGAGGGAACCAGCCTATTCCGTTCAAAAGGCTTGGGGTTCTATTAAAAAATCGCTAAAGGAGCTCTTTTAG
- a CDS encoding molybdopterin molybdotransferase MoeA, protein MAGIIQTLLRRTEAIDRVSDLLSFPWNTAAALMPLKDAVGGLLYDSVRAPHPYPPFSRSLRDGFALRSEDVAGASPSSPAFLRLAGEISMGDMASKPLGPGEAFSIPTGGALPLGADAVVMVEDSIVGGPFVEIGRAVQRGDNVIQAGEDVKCGEVLAERGEVVDFRIVGLLASFGIVDVPLIDLNIGILSTGDEILEASVAELPPGRVRDANSWTLFALLKLKGFVAHFLGIVKDDPKALKDALEKAWNGCDVILISGGSSVNARDYCSSILEGMPSPGLMVRGLNIRPGKPTLIAGSVGGKKRLAIGLPGHPLSCAIVARVVLLPLLQRLVGIGSEDVVLKMPCGEDVHGQAGVEEFVPARVHDGIATPMMAKSGYVGAMRRTDGLIVLPPDRETARKGEEVEFIPW, encoded by the coding sequence ATGGCAGGCATTATTCAGACGCTCCTTCGTCGAACAGAAGCCATAGACCGGGTATCCGACCTTTTGTCCTTTCCTTGGAATACGGCGGCTGCTCTTATGCCTTTGAAGGATGCCGTTGGTGGACTTTTGTACGATAGCGTCCGCGCTCCTCATCCTTATCCGCCTTTTTCCAGAAGCCTGCGCGATGGGTTTGCATTGCGCAGCGAAGATGTGGCGGGTGCATCTCCGTCCTCTCCGGCTTTTCTCAGACTTGCAGGTGAAATTTCAATGGGCGATATGGCATCGAAACCCTTAGGCCCCGGCGAGGCTTTTTCAATCCCCACCGGCGGCGCATTGCCCTTAGGAGCAGATGCGGTCGTGATGGTTGAAGACTCCATTGTAGGCGGTCCTTTTGTGGAAATCGGCAGAGCCGTACAACGCGGAGACAATGTCATTCAAGCTGGAGAAGACGTGAAATGCGGAGAGGTGCTGGCAGAACGAGGGGAAGTTGTGGACTTCCGTATCGTTGGCCTCCTTGCTTCTTTTGGCATCGTTGACGTGCCATTAATCGATCTAAATATAGGCATATTGAGCACAGGAGACGAGATCCTTGAAGCGTCAGTTGCAGAGCTGCCACCTGGGCGAGTACGCGACGCCAATAGCTGGACGCTCTTCGCTCTGCTCAAACTTAAAGGTTTTGTTGCGCATTTTTTGGGCATCGTCAAGGATGACCCGAAAGCCCTAAAAGACGCGCTTGAGAAAGCCTGGAACGGGTGCGATGTGATCCTGATAAGCGGCGGCTCGTCCGTCAACGCCAGAGACTACTGTTCTTCCATCCTCGAAGGAATGCCTTCGCCCGGCCTTATGGTAAGAGGCCTTAATATAAGGCCGGGAAAGCCAACCCTTATAGCTGGGTCGGTTGGGGGTAAAAAACGACTGGCCATCGGCCTCCCTGGGCATCCCCTTTCGTGTGCTATCGTGGCTCGCGTAGTCTTGTTGCCGCTATTACAGCGCCTTGTAGGCATTGGCTCGGAAGACGTAGTGCTTAAAATGCCGTGCGGGGAAGATGTGCATGGACAGGCCGGAGTAGAGGAGTTCGTGCCTGCAAGAGTGCACGACGGCATAGCTACGCCCATGATGGCGAAATCAGGCTATGTCGGTGCCATGCGCCGTACCGATGGCCTTATAGTTTTGCCGCCCGATCGCGAGACGGCGCGAAAGGGCGAGGAGGTAGAGTTTATTCCATGGTGA